A stretch of DNA from Acidobacteriota bacterium:
CCAGTTTTGGTGGCCTGAGCAACTTGACCTCGCACCGCTGCGGCAACAAGACGCTAAAGCCAACCCGCTGGGAGAAAAGTTCGACTACGCCAAGGCGTTTGCCAGCCTCGACCTGAACGCTGTCAAACAAGACATCAAGAAAGTCCTGACGACGTCGCAGCCTTGGTGGCCGGCTGATTACGGAAACTACGGCCCGTTCTTCATCCGCATGGCCTGGCACAGTGCCGGCACGTACCGTGTGGCTGATGGGCGCGGCGGCGCGGGCGGCGGTCAACAGCGCTTCGAGCCGCTCAACAGTTGGCCGGACAATGCGAACCTCGACAAGGCGCGGCGGCTGCTCTGGCCCGTCAAGCAGAAATACGGTCAGAAGCTTTCCTGGGCCGACCTGATGGTTTTGACTGGCAACGTCGCGCTTGAATCCATGGGGTTCAAGACCTACGGCTTTGCCGGTGGACGCGCGGACGACTGGGTACCGGATTTGGTTTACTGGGGGCCTGAGAAAAAATGGCTGGCCGATGAGCGCTACAGCGGAGACCGCAAACTCGCGAATCCGCTGGCCGCTGTGCAGATGGGTCTGATTTACGTGAACCCCGAAGGCCCGAACGGCAATCCTGACCCGCTGGCGGCCGCGAAGGACATCCGCGAAACCTTTGGCCGCATGGCAATGAATGACGAGGAAACGGTGGCGCTCATCGCCGGTGGTCACACCTTCGGCAAGGCGCACGGCGCTTACGATCCGGGCAAGTGCGTGGGGCCTGACCCCGCCGCCGCCGGTATGGAGCAGCAGGGATTCGGCTGGACGAACAAATGCGGCAAGGGCAATGCGGGCGACACGGTCACCAGCGGTCTGGAGGGCGCGTGGTCGTCCAAACCGGTTGCCTGGAGTTCGGAGTACCTCAAAAACCTCTTTGCCTTTGATTGGGTGAAGACCAAGAGTCCCGCCGGGGCGACTCAGTGGGTTCCCGCAAATGGGCAGGCAGCCAGCGCTGTGCCCGACGCGCACGACCCGTCAAAGCGGCATGCACCGATCATGTTCACGACCGACCTTGCGCTAAAATTCGATCCGAGCTACCAAAAGATTGCCAAGCGCTTCGCGGATAACCCGGAGGAATACAGGCTCGCGTTTGCCAAGGCGTGGTTCAAGCTCACGCACCGCGACTTAGGCCCGCGTTCCCGCTATGTCGGTGCGGAAGTTCCGAAAGAAGACCTGATTTGGCAAGACCCGCTCCCCCGCGTCGGCTATAAGCTGGTCAACGCGACAGATGTGGCGGCGCTGAAAGCCAAAATCCTCGCATCAGGCTTGACCGTCCCCGAACTGGTCAGAACCGCGTGGGCCTCGGCGGCCACGTTTCGCGGCACCGATATGCGCGGTGGCGCGAATGGCGCGCGCCTTCGCCTCGCGCCGCAGAAGGATTGGGAAGTCAACAATCCGGCGGAACTGACCAAGGTGCTGGCGCGTCTGGAAGGCATCCAGAAGGATTTCAACCGCGCGGCAGTCGGCGGGAAGAAAGTTTCGCTGGCCGACCTGATCGTGCTGGGTGGCAGTGCCGCCATCGAAAAGGCCGCAAAGGCCGCGGGCCACACGGTGGTGGTGCCCTTCACGCCGGGGCGCGTGGATGCAACGGAAGCACAAACCGACGTGCTGTCCTTCGCTCCGCTGGAGCCGGTGGCGGATGGTTTCCGCAATTACTTCAACAAAGGCGAGCGCCTGTCGCCTGCGGTGATGCTGGTCGAACGGGCGAATCTGCTGACGCTCTCCGTTCCTGAAATGACCGTGCTGGTCGGTGGTCTGCGTGCCTTGAATGCCAACGCTGGGCAGGCGCAACACGGAGTATTCACGGATCGCCCTGGCACCTTGAGCAATGACTTTTTCATCAACCTGCTCGACATGTCCACCAAGTGGAGCAAGTCTTCTACCTCCGAAGGGATTTACGAGGGAGTTGATCGCGCGACCGGCAAGGTCAAGTGGACGGCGACCCCGGTTGATCTGGCGTTCGGGTCGAACTCCGAACTGCGTGCCCTGTCGGAGTTCTATGCGGCGGCGGACGGAAAAGCGAAGTTCGTGCAGGACTTCGTGAAGGCGTGGGCCAAGGTGATGACCCTCGACCGCTTCGACTTGCCCTAAGTGTGGCGATGAAGCAGGGAAGGCACTGACAAAAGCAGTACCGCGCGCGTGAGCAAGCGGAGCAATCAACTGTTACCCAATGTTCGACAGATGACGGCTCCGCTTGCTCACGCGCGCGGTACTGTTTTAGTCCTTTGCCCCCAACCGGAACGTCAACCCCACGCTAAACGTGCGCGGGTAACCCGGCGTCGCGTGGATGCGTTCGACCTCATCCGCGTTCGGCGAGACGCGCGAGGCAAAATAATTCTGCGTCTCGAAGTAACGTTTGTCAGTTAGATTGTCTATTGCCAGATTGAATTCCAGCCGCCGATTCAGCCGCTTGTTCAGACCAAAATCCACTACGTCCAACCCCGCCGCGCGCAGGCCGGGATCAACCGGATCGAGCCGGTAATTGCTGGTGTGCCGATAGCGCAGCGAGCCGCTGAACCCGCGCCAGCCTGTCAACGTCAACGCCGCATTGGCGACCAGGCGCGGCGCGCTGTCCACGTACTTACGCTGGCCCGGTGCGGGGTCGTCTTCGGCAAAAAAGTAGTCGCGATAAAACACATTCGCCACGCTGGTCACACCCGCGTTGAAGCTGACGAAGCGCGTCAGCTTCAACGCTGTTTTGACCTCGAACCCATACGCGCGCGTCGGCCCTTTGAATTCAAAGCTGCCGTCATCGGGGATGTAGACCTGTTCATTCGAGCGATCCAGCCAAAACAAATCGGTGCTGAGCGAGAAGCGGTTGACCCCGTGAAAATCAAAATGATGCGCCGTGCCGACTTGGTAAAAGTCAGTTGTTGAAAGCTTCGGGCGGTCGGGCCGCTCGACCACACCGCGCGCGTCCTGGCTGGCGATGCCGCGCCCGTAGTTGAAATAGAGCGTTAGCGGCAGGCGGTCGCTGGGCGTCACCGACAGATTGAATTTTGGCTGCAAGCGTGCCGCAGACTGCACACCCGAAGCCGCCGGATCAATCTGATCGTTCACGCGAAAGCGGAAGTAGTCGTAACGCAAGCCGCCTTCGACGTGCACGTGCCCGTGAAAGAGATCAAGCCCTTGCTGGACGTAACCCGCCGTATTGGTGACGCGGGCGAGCGCGCTGGTCTGTAGGATTTCGCCATTCGCGCGATTGTCCGCCGTAATGAACTTACGATTCGGCGCGCGGCCGATGGATGGATACAAGCCGACATTGATTTGATTGTCGTGGTAATTCGCGCCCGCAATCAGCAGGGCGTGCTGGCCGAACACGGTGTAAGGCCGCAGATACTGTGCATTCGCCCCTTCCTGCAAGCGCGAATCGTGCTGTTGAATCTCATCGCCATGCTGCGGATCAACTTGATAGAAGGTGAAGTTGGAATACAGATCAAAGAGCGAGCGCGAGACAAATCCATCCACTTTGAAGACCGCGCCCTGACTATCTTCTTGCCGGTAATACACACTGCCAACGCCCGTATGCACGCGCCCGCCGTTGTCCGGGTCAATAAAGCCGAAGCGATCCAGCGCGCCCGTGTTGACCAGATCGAGCGGAAGCTGGCCCGAGGAATAAAAGTCATTGCGGCCCAGATTGAATTTGAAGCCCAGCTTGTGCGTCTCGCCCAGGTTGCGAATGTAATTGCCCGTCACGTTGTCGCGTTTGTAACGCAACGGATTTTTGAACGGCCCATCCGAACGCGACAACTCATACGCCAGCAACGCCGCGCCCGTTTTCAGCTTCGGGCTGTAGCCCAGAAACGAGCGGACTGTGTCGAACGAGCCGCCAGACAAGCGCGCAATCAATTGATCATCGAGCGCTTCTTTCAGCCGAATATGCACGACGCCCAAGCCTGAAAAATCGCCGTATTCGGCGCTGAACGGCCCATTGACGATCTCCACGTCCTGCACCAACTCCGGCGTCAGCGCTTTCAACTGGCCCAAGTAACCCTGCCCGTGGCCTTGCGTGCCCTGGTTTTGCTGGACGTTGTCCACCAGCACTTTCAGCCCGCCATTGACGCCCCCGTGATCCAGGTTGAAACCGAAGCGGCGGATTTCGAGCGACTTGCCTCCGCCTTCGTGCTGCCCGGCGTTGATGCCTGCGTCCAGCGTATGAAAGACCTGATCGTCGCGGCTAAACAGCGTATCGCGGTAAATAGTTTCGTTGCGCCGGTCAACCGTTGGATCGAGTTGCGCCGCCGTGATGACCAGACTGTCGTGGATTTGCGGGATGACGTATTCGATCTCCAAGCGCAGCCTGTCTTCGCTGGCGTTGACGGTGGTTTCGTTGGCGGCGATGTTTTTGCCGCTGACGCGCACGATCAGGTTTTCGCGCGGCACGGTCAGACTGAAATTGCCTGCGTCATCAGTGACGGCGGTTTTGTCGCCTGCGGAAGTCGTGATGGTGACGGTGACGCCGCGCACGATTTCATTGCGGGCGTTGACGACGGCGCCGATGAGCACGCGGCCCGCCGTGTTGGCGGTTTGCGCCGCAATGCTCGCAGTGCAATCCAGCAAAAGGCAAAGGGCCGCGATGATCGTCGAGGTGCGCATACGATGTTCTTCTCCTGACTTGTTTGGTTGGCGGCAAGCGCCATCCTGTAGAAGTACGGTATGCGGAGGCGAGTGGATTGGTGCAATTGATTGAAAACTGGCTTACTGACTTGCCAGCACACATGACCCAGCCTAGACTGCGCATATCTTTCAGCAAACGAGTCAACAAACGAGTCAGCAAACGAGTTTGTCCTACAACTTCGATTCAGGTGCAGCAGCGAGGGCGTCGTATGCTCAATGCACGCAAGCGCACACTATGCCACCCAGGCACAAAGAAGCTCCACGAACAAGGTGGAAACCAATTGCGCTGTGGGCGCGCTCATCCAACAATCAATAGCGTTAACGGCCCACGACGGTTAAACGAATTGCCGAGAAAACCGTTGGGCTGCTGCAACAGTCTCTTTGCGCACTGCCTGCGCTTCGACAGAGTATGGATTCGACGAATCAGGCTCGCTCATTTGCGGCAATTGTGTGGGCGCGCTAAACAGGAGGTCGGAAATGATCAAGCACTTCGGTCGCTGGGTAATCGTCTTGCTAATCGCCTTAACGGCCGGCGGTTGGTATTTGGAGCGCACCCTTGACCACGCAATAATTACCCAGGCTCTCTGGGTGATTTACGTCGCGGCGCCGGTGGTTAGCTTGCTGGCTATGGAGCGCCAGCGTGGCGCGCGACCCGGCGTCCTCAGCATCCTGGCGACATTGGGGGCCGCTTTGGTTATTGCCTGGATTCTGCTTGGGCTGGACGCACGATGGTGGATCAAGGGACTGCTATTCATTGTGCTGAGCACTCCTCTCACCTCCATCGCGAACGCCAGATTCCGGGCAGACGTCATGCGGGCGCAGCAACGCCGGGACGCGCACGCTACGCAACTCGCTGAGGCTGCCTTGGCTGGCGCGCCGGTTGAACGGTTCGCCTTGTACCTGCGTCCGTTCGTCAGCACCGACCGGTTGATAGCACAACCGTTGCCCTCAGATACCGAAGTGCCGGTTCATCTCGATGTTGAAACCGTGCTCGCGCGCGGTTTTCGCACAACGGTTCCGATCATCGCGCTGGGTACCACTGGCGATACGATGGAGGGGGCCGCGCGCGTGATGGTCAGCGATGACCACTGGCGCGAGATGGTCGAAGCGCTGGCGCGGCGTGCCGAGTTCATCGTGATGGTGCCGCTCTCGCGACCAGGTACGATGTGGGAGTTGGAATGGCTGAAGCAAAGCGACTTGCTCAAAAAGGTTCTTTTCATTATGCCTGAGACTCTCTATGAAACACCCGGCGGAGTGGTTTCGACACAGGAGCAAAGTGATCGCGTCTTCGAAGCAGGCGTGCAATTTTACGAGGCCTCAGTTCACATGCTCGATTTGCCGAAGGAATGGTTCGAAGCGGTGCGCGCCGCGAGAAATTTCGGTCTCGAATTTCCGCCGCTGGCCGCAGTCGGTGCTCTTTTCACGATGAATCCGGCGACCGGAAAGGTGAAAGACATTCTCCCGTTGGCATTGTCTATGGTGACCCGGCGCGTTCATTACTTGCGCACGAGCGTGGCGCGGCTGGGATTGTTGCCGGTGTCAAAGGCGCCGGGCGATTTCTCCAAGGAGTTTGTAAAGGCGATGATTTGGGGCGGGCGGACGCTCGAATTTGCCTTCATGCGCGCCGGGGACGGGTACGCCGCGTGGGGCGACACCGACACCGCAATCAGCCTGATGCAGCGCGCGGTCGAAGCCGGACAGCCACGCCCGAAATTCTCAACTGAGTACATCCACGCACTGCCTGCGCTGATGGAGGAACGCGTGCAGGTGGGCGACACCCGCGCTGCTGCAAACTATGCTGCATTCACACGCCGGGTGTGTGCCGACGCCGGGCTGGCGGCGCTGACCACAGATGAGACGCTGCGCCAGATAGACAGTCTGTGCCGGATGGAAGCAAACCCTCAGTGATTTGGAAACGGCCTTGTCTGCGTTCAAACGCACTGCTCTGCCATTGAACAAGGGATGCTTCGCCATTATGTCGCAACTGATTGTTGACCAAATCTGCGAACTCAGGCAGGAAGTCGAAGAATACATCGGTATGACGGACGCTATCCAAATCTGGCAGGTGCGTGAACGTGTTGCTGCCGAGGCCGGAATCCAAAGCTGACTTGACCAACCGCCGGATGTCAGGCCGTATACCGAATATGCCGCCGCCTGAGTACGCTTGCCTTCTCACGCCTTCGCTCGCATCATCCTCGCCATCAAATCCACCTCCAAAGGAAAACACCAATGCGCATATTTCGTTTCACCTGGCTCTCTTTGCTCGTCCTGGTCAGCTTGACCGCGGCCCAAAACCCCGCGCCCAGAACGCCGTCCCGCGCCGACCTCCTGCGCGGTGAATACAGCGCGTGGCGGGCGAATAACGATCTGCTTTCCTACGACCTCGACATTCGCGTAGACCCCGACAAGAAATTCATCAGCGGCAAGAATACGATTCGCTTCCGCATGCTCAAGCCGGACACGCGCATCCAGCTCGACCTGTTCGCCAATCTCAACGTAGACAAAATTCTGCACGGCGCGACCGAATTGAAATACACACGCGAGTTGGGCACGGTCTGGGTGGATTTCCCCGCGCCGCCCAAACAAGGCTCGGTGCAAGCCATCGAGTTTTACTATTCGGGCAATCCGCAAGAGACGGGGCGTTTCGGCGGCATCAGCTTTCGCAAAGACCCGGCGGGGCGTCCGTGGATCACGACCGCGTGCGAGGGCATCGGCGCAAGCATCTGGTGGCCGAACAAAGATCAGCAACAAGACGAAGTCGAAAGCATGCAAATGCACATCGCCGTGCCCAACGCGTTAACCGATGTGTCGAACGGGCGCTTCGTTGGCAAAAAAGATTTGGGCGATGGTTACACGCGCTGGGATTGGAACGTCAGCTATCCGATCAACAATTACAACGTCTCGCTCAACATCGGCCAGTACGAACATTTCAGCGACAAGCTGGGCGGCCTGACGCTGGATTTTTACTGCCTGCCCGAAAACCTGGAAAAAGCCCAGCGCCAGTTCGCCCAGGCCAAACCGATGATCGTGGCGTTTGAAAAGTATTTCGGCCCGTATCCCTTCAAACGCGACGGCTACAAATTGATCGAAGTGCCGTACTCCGGCATGGAGCATCAGAGCGCCGTGACGTATGGCAACCGCTTCGCCAACGGCTATCTCGAACGCGACTGGACGGGCGTGGGCGTCAGCCTGAAGTTCGATTTCATCATCATTCACGAGAGCGCGCACGAGTGGTTCGGCAACAGCATCACCGCCGCCGATGTTTCCGACCAATGGATTCACGAAGGCTGGGCGACTTACGCCGAATGCGTTTATGTAGAGGCCCTGTTCGGCAAAGAGGATGCGCTGAAATACACGAACGGCTATAAAACGAAGGTGCGCAATCAACAACCGATCATTCCGCCGCACGGCATCAACGCGACACCGGGGCAGGATCAGTATTTCAAGGGCGCGCTATTTTTGAATACGTTGCGCTCGGTCATCATTGATAAAGATGGTGACGATGCGCGTTGGTGGAAGGCCTTGCGCGCGTATTGCGAGCGGTTCAAATACCGCAACATCATGACCGAAGACCTCGTGCGGTTTTTCAACGCGCAGACGGGCCAGAACCTGACGCCGATTTTTGACCAGTACTTGCGGCAGGCGGCCTTGCCTGTGTTGGAACTGCGCTTTGCGCTGGGCAGCGTGGATTATCGCTGGAAGGCGGAGACGAAGGGTTTCGCCATGCCGATCAAAGTGGGACGGCGCGGGCAGTGGCAAACGATCAAACCAACAGCGGAATGGCAGACGATGAAGACGGATTTGGGGAAGGATGCGTTTGGGGTGGCGACGGATTTGTATTACGTCGAGGTCAGCAAGAGTTGAACAGTTGATGGGGTTGAACAAAACCAAAAGCCCTGAAAGGGCGACATTCAATAGCCAGGGGCAGCGTCCCTAGCGGCGGACGGGAAAAGTAAGAAGCCCTGAAAGGGCGAAATACGGTGCGGGTATTTCGCCCTTTCAGGGCTTTTGGTTTTACTGCGTTCTGACCCAGGGCGTTGCCCTGGGCTTCCATCTTGCGCCCCGTTGGGGCTTTCAGCAGAAGAGCCGAATCAGTGTCGCAGCACTGCTTCAATCTTACTGCTTGCCCTCTTTCTTCAACTTGCGCGGCGCGTAATAGGGCTTGCCGTTCAGCTTCTGCACTTCTTTCATAAAGCTGGTGCCGTACTCGCGCTCGGCATCTGACAGCGCCCAGGCCTGGCGTTTGTAATTCCAACTGTCGGGATTGAGTCGTTGCGCCTCTTTGTAATGCCGGA
This window harbors:
- a CDS encoding TonB-dependent receptor, with product MRTSTIIAALCLLLDCTASIAAQTANTAGRVLIGAVVNARNEIVRGVTVTITTSAGDKTAVTDDAGNFSLTVPRENLIVRVSGKNIAANETTVNASEDRLRLEIEYVIPQIHDSLVITAAQLDPTVDRRNETIYRDTLFSRDDQVFHTLDAGINAGQHEGGGKSLEIRRFGFNLDHGGVNGGLKVLVDNVQQNQGTQGHGQGYLGQLKALTPELVQDVEIVNGPFSAEYGDFSGLGVVHIRLKEALDDQLIARLSGGSFDTVRSFLGYSPKLKTGAALLAYELSRSDGPFKNPLRYKRDNVTGNYIRNLGETHKLGFKFNLGRNDFYSSGQLPLDLVNTGALDRFGFIDPDNGGRVHTGVGSVYYRQEDSQGAVFKVDGFVSRSLFDLYSNFTFYQVDPQHGDEIQQHDSRLQEGANAQYLRPYTVFGQHALLIAGANYHDNQINVGLYPSIGRAPNRKFITADNRANGEILQTSALARVTNTAGYVQQGLDLFHGHVHVEGGLRYDYFRFRVNDQIDPAASGVQSAARLQPKFNLSVTPSDRLPLTLYFNYGRGIASQDARGVVERPDRPKLSTTDFYQVGTAHHFDFHGVNRFSLSTDLFWLDRSNEQVYIPDDGSFEFKGPTRAYGFEVKTALKLTRFVSFNAGVTSVANVFYRDYFFAEDDPAPGQRKYVDSAPRLVANAALTLTGWRGFSGSLRYRHTSNYRLDPVDPGLRAAGLDVVDFGLNKRLNRRLEFNLAIDNLTDKRYFETQNYFASRVSPNADEVERIHATPGYPRTFSVGLTFRLGAKD
- the katG gene encoding catalase/peroxidase HPI → MNKKLKMLLAACAVVALALVSTPEVSAQSDPLRNQFWWPEQLDLAPLRQQDAKANPLGEKFDYAKAFASLDLNAVKQDIKKVLTTSQPWWPADYGNYGPFFIRMAWHSAGTYRVADGRGGAGGGQQRFEPLNSWPDNANLDKARRLLWPVKQKYGQKLSWADLMVLTGNVALESMGFKTYGFAGGRADDWVPDLVYWGPEKKWLADERYSGDRKLANPLAAVQMGLIYVNPEGPNGNPDPLAAAKDIRETFGRMAMNDEETVALIAGGHTFGKAHGAYDPGKCVGPDPAAAGMEQQGFGWTNKCGKGNAGDTVTSGLEGAWSSKPVAWSSEYLKNLFAFDWVKTKSPAGATQWVPANGQAASAVPDAHDPSKRHAPIMFTTDLALKFDPSYQKIAKRFADNPEEYRLAFAKAWFKLTHRDLGPRSRYVGAEVPKEDLIWQDPLPRVGYKLVNATDVAALKAKILASGLTVPELVRTAWASAATFRGTDMRGGANGARLRLAPQKDWEVNNPAELTKVLARLEGIQKDFNRAAVGGKKVSLADLIVLGGSAAIEKAAKAAGHTVVVPFTPGRVDATEAQTDVLSFAPLEPVADGFRNYFNKGERLSPAVMLVERANLLTLSVPEMTVLVGGLRALNANAGQAQHGVFTDRPGTLSNDFFINLLDMSTKWSKSSTSEGIYEGVDRATGKVKWTATPVDLAFGSNSELRALSEFYAAADGKAKFVQDFVKAWAKVMTLDRFDLP
- a CDS encoding M1 family metallopeptidase — its product is MRIFRFTWLSLLVLVSLTAAQNPAPRTPSRADLLRGEYSAWRANNDLLSYDLDIRVDPDKKFISGKNTIRFRMLKPDTRIQLDLFANLNVDKILHGATELKYTRELGTVWVDFPAPPKQGSVQAIEFYYSGNPQETGRFGGISFRKDPAGRPWITTACEGIGASIWWPNKDQQQDEVESMQMHIAVPNALTDVSNGRFVGKKDLGDGYTRWDWNVSYPINNYNVSLNIGQYEHFSDKLGGLTLDFYCLPENLEKAQRQFAQAKPMIVAFEKYFGPYPFKRDGYKLIEVPYSGMEHQSAVTYGNRFANGYLERDWTGVGVSLKFDFIIIHESAHEWFGNSITAADVSDQWIHEGWATYAECVYVEALFGKEDALKYTNGYKTKVRNQQPIIPPHGINATPGQDQYFKGALFLNTLRSVIIDKDGDDARWWKALRAYCERFKYRNIMTEDLVRFFNAQTGQNLTPIFDQYLRQAALPVLELRFALGSVDYRWKAETKGFAMPIKVGRRGQWQTIKPTAEWQTMKTDLGKDAFGVATDLYYVEVSKS